A stretch of the Corvus cornix cornix isolate S_Up_H32 unplaced genomic scaffold, ASM73873v5 scaffold4, whole genome shotgun sequence genome encodes the following:
- the SLC35A2 gene encoding UDP-galactose translocator isoform X1 has product MAAPGAADGGGGSGDSAGPATVSRRVKYASLGVLVLQNASLVLSIRYVRTLPGERFLPTTAVVMAEAMKGSACLLLLLIQHRGSVRQTAVTLHEAVVGQFGDTLRLAVPSLIYTLQNNLQYVAISNLPAATFQVTYQLKILTTALFSVLLLGTALSRLQWLSLALLFAGVALVQAEQARAVPVAAALAPSPGPEGPPQSYAVGLAAVAASCLSSGFAGVYFERLLKRSGGSIWVRNVQLGAVGTAVGLGAMLAAEGPAVAALGFFYGYNGAVWAVVVNQAAGGLLVAVVVRYADNILKGFATALSILASTAASAHLFGFRPRAPFLAGTAMVLAAVVLYGRPRGASGRAQDSGLPTRPRAPDGTERPPGPYRDCMEPSRALKSPYGPTPSPAGSKGALQPLPPGVL; this is encoded by the exons ATGGCGGCCCCGGGGGCGGCGGACGGCGGTGGCGGCTCCGGCGACTCCGCGGGGCCCGCGACGG TGTCGCGGCGGGTGAAGTACGCCAGCCTGGGcgtgctggtgctgcagaacGCGTCGCTCGTGCTCAGCATCCGCTACGTGCGGACCCTGCCCGGGGAGCGCTTCCTGCCCACCACGGCCGTGGTGATGGCCGAGGCCATGAAGGGCAGCgcctgtctgctgctgctgctgatccaGCACCGCG GCAGTGTCCGGCAGACGGCGGTGACGCTGCACGAGGCCGTGGTGGGACAGTTTGGGGACACGCTGCGCCTGGCTGTGCCCTCGCTCATCTACACCCTGCAGAACAACCTGCAGTACGTGGCCATCTCCAACCTGCCCGCGGCCACCTTCCAG GTGACGTACCAGCTGAAGATCCTGACCACGGCGCTGTTctcggtgctgctgctgggcacgGCGCTGTCCCGCCTGCAGTGGCTGTCGCTGGCGCTGCTCTTCGCGGGGGTGGCTCTGGTGCAGGCGGAGCAGGCGCGGGCCGTGCCCGTGGCCGCGGCGCTGGCGCCGTCCCCCGGCCCCGAGGGGCCCCCGCAGAGCTACGCCGTGGGGCTGGCGGCCGTGGCCGCGTCCTGCCTGTCCTCGGGCTTCGCCGGCGTCTACTTCGAGCGGCTGCTGAAGCGCTCGGGCGGCTCCATCTGGGTGCGCAACGTCCAGCTGGGCGCCGTGGGCACGGCCGTGGGGCTGGGGGCCATGCTGGCCGCCGAGGGCCCGGCCGTGGCCGCGCTCGGCTTCTTCTACGGCTACAACGGCGCCGTGTGGGCCGTGGTGGTCAACCAGGCGGCCGGGGGGCTGCTGGTGGCCGTGGTGGTGCGCTACGCCGACAACATCCTCAAGGGCTTCGCCACGGCGCTCTCCATCCTGGCCTCCACGGCCGCCTCCGCGCACCTGTTCGGCTTCCGGCCGCGCGCGCCCTTCCTGGCCGGCACCGCCATGGTCCTGGCCGCCGTGGTGCTCTacgggcggccccgcggcgccTCCGGCCGCGCCCAGGACAGCG GTCTCCCAACAAGGCCAAGGGCACCTGACGGCACGGAGCGCCCCCCCGGGCCCTATAGGGACTGTATGGAGCCCTCCCGCGCCCTAAAGAGCCCATATGGACCCACCCCCTCCCCCGCAGGCTCTAAAggggccctgcagcccctcccccCCGGGGTTCTATAG
- the SLC35A2 gene encoding UDP-galactose translocator isoform X2, with product MAAPGAADGGGGSGDSAGPATVSRRVKYASLGVLVLQNASLVLSIRYVRTLPGERFLPTTAVVMAEAMKGSACLLLLLIQHRGSVRQTAVTLHEAVVGQFGDTLRLAVPSLIYTLQNNLQYVAISNLPAATFQVTYQLKILTTALFSVLLLGTALSRLQWLSLALLFAGVALVQAEQARAVPVAAALAPSPGPEGPPQSYAVGLAAVAASCLSSGFAGVYFERLLKRSGGSIWVRNVQLGAVGTAVGLGAMLAAEGPAVAALGFFYGYNGAVWAVVVNQAAGGLLVAVVVRYADNILKGFATALSILASTAASAHLFGFRPRAPFLAGTAMVLAAVVLYGRPRGASGRAQDSGKSPNKAKGT from the exons ATGGCGGCCCCGGGGGCGGCGGACGGCGGTGGCGGCTCCGGCGACTCCGCGGGGCCCGCGACGG TGTCGCGGCGGGTGAAGTACGCCAGCCTGGGcgtgctggtgctgcagaacGCGTCGCTCGTGCTCAGCATCCGCTACGTGCGGACCCTGCCCGGGGAGCGCTTCCTGCCCACCACGGCCGTGGTGATGGCCGAGGCCATGAAGGGCAGCgcctgtctgctgctgctgctgatccaGCACCGCG GCAGTGTCCGGCAGACGGCGGTGACGCTGCACGAGGCCGTGGTGGGACAGTTTGGGGACACGCTGCGCCTGGCTGTGCCCTCGCTCATCTACACCCTGCAGAACAACCTGCAGTACGTGGCCATCTCCAACCTGCCCGCGGCCACCTTCCAG GTGACGTACCAGCTGAAGATCCTGACCACGGCGCTGTTctcggtgctgctgctgggcacgGCGCTGTCCCGCCTGCAGTGGCTGTCGCTGGCGCTGCTCTTCGCGGGGGTGGCTCTGGTGCAGGCGGAGCAGGCGCGGGCCGTGCCCGTGGCCGCGGCGCTGGCGCCGTCCCCCGGCCCCGAGGGGCCCCCGCAGAGCTACGCCGTGGGGCTGGCGGCCGTGGCCGCGTCCTGCCTGTCCTCGGGCTTCGCCGGCGTCTACTTCGAGCGGCTGCTGAAGCGCTCGGGCGGCTCCATCTGGGTGCGCAACGTCCAGCTGGGCGCCGTGGGCACGGCCGTGGGGCTGGGGGCCATGCTGGCCGCCGAGGGCCCGGCCGTGGCCGCGCTCGGCTTCTTCTACGGCTACAACGGCGCCGTGTGGGCCGTGGTGGTCAACCAGGCGGCCGGGGGGCTGCTGGTGGCCGTGGTGGTGCGCTACGCCGACAACATCCTCAAGGGCTTCGCCACGGCGCTCTCCATCCTGGCCTCCACGGCCGCCTCCGCGCACCTGTTCGGCTTCCGGCCGCGCGCGCCCTTCCTGGCCGGCACCGCCATGGTCCTGGCCGCCGTGGTGCTCTacgggcggccccgcggcgccTCCGGCCGCGCCCAGGACAGCGGCAA GTCTCCCAACAAGGCCAAGGGCACCTGA
- the LOC120412226 gene encoding LOW QUALITY PROTEIN: selenide, water dikinase 2-like (The sequence of the model RefSeq protein was modified relative to this genomic sequence to represent the inferred CDS: deleted 1 base in 1 codon), translating to MAAVPGGSRRFDPAALGLDPSWRLTAYGELRGUGCKVPQETLLKLLAGLEGQRPGGGGGGEGAEVESGGAPALGIGLDSCVIPLRHGGLSLVQTTDFFYPIIDDPYMMGRIACANVLSDLYAMGVTECDNVLMLLSVSQRMSDEERDKVMPLIIQGFRDAAEDGGTSVTGGQTVLNPWVIVGGVATAVCQSSEFIMPDGAVPGDVLVLTKPLGTHMAVTAHQWLDMPERWNKIKLVVTREEVELAYQEAVSSMATLNRTAAGLMRAFGAHAATDVTGFGVLGHARALAAQQRLDVAFVIHNLPVIAKMAAVSKACGGRGGLLQGTAPETSGGLLVVLPRAQAARFCAELKAPGRAEGLQAWIVGVVEKGPRGARVIDKPRLIEVPPRGAPPRPDSPGTPPSEPPRAPS from the exons ATGGCGGCGGTGCCGGGCGGGTCGCGGCGCTTCGACCCCGCGGCGCTGGGGCTGGACCCGTCCTGGCGCCTCACGGCCTACGGGGAACTGCGCGGCTGAGGCTGCAAAGTCCCGCAGGAGACGCTGCTCAAGCTCCTGGCGGGACTCGAGGGACAGCGCCcgggaggaggaggcggagggGAAGGGGCGGAAGTGGAGAGCGGCGGGGCCCCGGCGCTGG GCATCGGGCTGGACTCGTGCGTGATCCCGCTGCGGCACGGGGGGCTCTCGCTGGTGCAGACCACCGACTTCTTCTACCCCATCATCGATGACCCCTACATGATG GGCCGCATCGCCTGCGCCAACGTCCTGAGCGACCTGTACGCCATGGGGGTCACCGAGTGCGACAACGTCCTGATGCTGCTGAGCGTCAGCCAGCGCATGAGCGACGAg GAGCGGGACAAGGTGATGCCGCTGATCATCCAGGGCTTCCGGGACGCGGCCGAGGACGGGGGGACGTCGGTGACGGGGGGACAGACGGTGCTCAACCCCTGGGTCATCGTGGGGGGCGTGGCCACCGCCGTCTGTCAATCAAGCGAGTTCATCAT gcCGGACGGGGCCGTGCCCGGGGACGTCCTGGTGCTGACCAAGCCCCTGGGGACACACATGGCCGTCACC GCGCACCAGTGGCTGGACATG CCCGAGCGCTGGAACAAGATCAAGCTGGTGGTGACACGGGAGGAGGTGGAGTTGGCCTATCAGGAGGCCGTGTCCAGCATGGCCACGCTCAACCGCACCG CGGCAGGGCTGATGCGGGCGTTCGGGGCGCACGCGGCCACCGACGTGACGGGCTTCGGGGTGCTGGGCCACGCGCGGGCCCTGGCGGCGCAGCAGCGCCTGGACGTGGCCTTCGTCATCCACAACCTGCCCGTCATCGCCAAGATGGCCGCCGTCAGCAAGGCCTGTGGGGGCCGCggggggctgctgcagggcaccGCCCCCGAGACCTCGG gggggctgctggtggtgctgccCCGCGCCCAGGCCGCGCGGTTCTGCGCCGAGCTGAAGGCGCCGGGCCGCGCCGAGGGGCTGCAGGCCTGGATCGTGGGCGTCGTGGAGAAGGGACCGCGCGGCGCCCGAGTCATCGACAAACCCCGGCTGATCGAGGTGCCCCCCCGCGGGGCCCCCCCGCGCCCCGACAGCCCCGGCACCCCCCCCTCGGAGCCCCCCCGAGCCCCCTCTTAG
- the IKBKG gene encoding LOW QUALITY PROTEIN: NF-kappa-B essential modulator (The sequence of the model RefSeq protein was modified relative to this genomic sequence to represent the inferred CDS: deleted 2 bases in 1 codon), with translation MGGPSPGGVTNQRAPPSALLWRRHDTYRGGSAAGCGDVTRFRRKQEVAAPAVPPGSQKSPDSAQNRPRPPRASREPPMSGGRWRRPAEMVQPGPEAEPALAEALQRLRAENRELRGALCHCTESLRQRLEELRKLQLQRRGERELLRGRWGQARELVLHLRGQRGQRGAGTGTGTGDGPEDTADTPGDTGDTPGDTADTPGDVSRDTPDASTKPPEGPPRSVSPPSRTSPLSQSPPRPPGAPPEPSSEEHLRQRLAEAEAELVALRARVAVAELRAQDVSRAAELQLQGLRRQLEQDKAQLQAQVTSLLGELRESQNRLERSRAEREQLERRARGDAERCQQLEEVAQGHQVQLDQLRLQVTNLESALRVERRGATEEKRKLVQLQAAYHHLFQEYDAHIKASLEGDKRSQVTQEQLQAAEAALALKQDLIDHLKAEAERQRAALETIPVLQAQADIYKADFEAERAAREQLHGQREELLEELSQLRLRLSGDGARARLEEMRNRHSEPPPAPAGGFGALLPPPEEGPDLCCPKCQYKAPDMDTLQIHVMDCIK, from the exons ATGGGCGGGCCCTCACCCGGAGGTGTAACCAATCAGCGCGCTCCCCCCTCGGCGTTGCTATGGCGTCGCCATGACACTTACCGAGGCGGAAGTGCAGCGGGGTGCGGTGACGTCACGCGCTTCCGGCGGAAGCAGGAAGTGGCGGCACCGGCGGTGCCGCCGGGTTCCCAAAAATCCCCGGATTCGGCTCAAAACCGTCCCCGACCGCCCCGGGCCTCCCGGGAGCCGCCGATGAGCGGCGGGCGCTGGCGGCGGCCCGCGGAGATGGTGCAGCCGGGACCCGAGGCTGAGCCGGCGCTGGCGGAGGCGCTGCAGCGGCTGCGGGCGGAGAACCGCGAGCTCAGGG GGGCGCTCTGTCACTGCACGGAGTCGCTGCGGCAGCGCCTGGAGGAGCTGcggaagctgcagctgcagcgCCGGGGGGAGCGGGAGCTGCTGCGGGGCCGCTGGGGCCAGGCCCgggagctggtgctgcacctgcGGGGCCAGCGGGGCCAGCGCGGGGCCGGCACCGGGACCGGCACCGGGGACGGCCCCGAGGACACCGCGGACACCCCCGGGGACACCGGGGACACCCCTGGGGACACCGCGGACACCCCCGGGGACGTTTCCAGGGACACCCCTGATGCCAGCACCAAG ccccccgAGGGCCCCCCCCGCTCGGTGTCCCCCCCCTCGAGGACGTCCCCGCTGTCCCAGAGCCCTCCCAGG CCCCCCGGGGCCCCCCCGGAGCCCAG CTCCGAGGAGCACCTGAGGCAGCGCCTGGCGGAGGCTGAGGCCGA gctggtGGCGCTGCGGGCTCGCGTGGCCGTGGCCGAGCTCCGGGCTCAGGACGTTTCCCGCGCAGccgagctgcagctgcaggggctgcgCCGCCAGCTCGAG caggacAAGGCCCAGCTCCAGGCCCAGGTGACGTCGCTGCTGGGGGAGCTCCGGGAGAGCCAAAATCGCCTGGAGAGGAGCCGGGCAgagagagagcagctggagcggcg GGCCCGCGGTGACGCCGAgcgctgccagcagctggaggaggtggCCCAGGGCCACCAGGTGCAGCTGGACCAGCTGCGGCTCCAGGTGACCAACCTGGAGAGCGCCCTGAGGGTGGAGCGGCGCGGGGCCACCGAGGAGAA GCGGAAGCTGGTGCAGCTGCAGGCCGCGTACCATCACCTGTTCCAGGAGTACGATGCCCACATCAAGGCCAGCCTGGAGGGGGACAAACGGAGCCAG GTGAcgcaggagcagctgcaggcgGCCGAGGCCGCGCTGGCCCTCAAGCAGGACCTCATCGATCACCTCAAGGCCGAGGCCGAGCGGCAGCGGGCGGCCCTGGAGACCATCCCGGTGCTGCAGGCCCAG GCCGACATCTACAAGGCGGATTTCGAGGCGGAGCGGGCGGCGCGGGAGCAGCTCCACGGGCAGCgcgaggagctgctggaggagctcagCCAGCTGCGGCTGCGGCTCAGCGGGGACGGGGCCCGG GCCCGTCTGGAGGAGATGCGGAACCGACACTCGgagccgcccccggccccggcggggg GTTTTGGGGCGCTGCTGCCGCCCCCCGAGGAGGGCCCCGACCTCTGCTGCCCCAAGTGCCAGTACAAGGCCCCGGACATGGACACGCTGCAGATCCACGTCATGGACTGCATCAAGTGA